One Verrucomicrobiia bacterium genomic window, GTGTCCTCGTAAACCGTCAGCATCATCACCTGCACGGTCGGGAGCAGCTGCTTCAACTGGCGCACGCACTCAACGCCGTTCATGCCGGGAAGGTTGATATCCATCAAGACCACCTCGGGCTTGACCTGCGACAGGCCCTTGAGCGCGTCCTCTGCATTGGGATAATGGCTGACGCACTTGAACCCCTCCGCACGGTCGAGCACGCGCGCGAGCGTCGTGCGGAAACGATCGCTGTCCTCGACAATGGAAACTGTGATTGGCATGTGGTTATCGTGCTTTCTTGATTGGAGCGCTCAGCCGCACCCGTGTGCCCTTTGTTGCCGCGGGGTCGATCGAAAAACTGCCGCCAATATCCTCCAGCCGCTTTCGCATGTTGCGCAAGCCGTTTCTTCCCGTTTTCTGGTTCATGCCCGCGGGGCCCTTGCCGTCGTCCTCAATCTCAAGCGTGAAACGGCCGGGTTCCAGGTGCAGACGCAACCAGGCGGCGGATGCAGCCGCGTGCTTGATGACATTATTCACCGCCTCCTTCGCGGCGAGGAACACGTTGTGGCGCACTTCGGGCTCGAGCGTCAGCTTCGGCAATTCAGCTGGAACCTCGATGCGATAACGCAATCCAGCGAGCTCAAAATATTCCTGCGCATACTTGCAGAGATAATTCACGAGGCCATCCAACGTGTCGTTCGATGGATTCACCGCCCACACGATTTCATCCAACGCCTTTGTGGTTTCTCGTGCGGTGTCAGTGATCTGCCTCGCGTGGCCTTCCACCTCTTCTGGAAGTTCCTTGTCCGCCTCGGCCAGTTCACCGAGCAGCGCGACCTGTGTGAGGTTCGCGCCCAGCTGATCGTGCAGGTCTCGTGCAATCCGAGCGCGTTCCTTCTCCAATTCCTCCTGGCGTTTCAACTCCGCCAGTTCGCGCTGCAATCGCTGGGTCGAAAGATAATGGACCGTTCCCACAATCAGTCCGAGCGTCACCACCGTGACAAGGGCGAGGAACCATGCCGTCCGCCAGAAAGGCGGTTCCACGCGAACCAGCTGAATGGCGGGATTGGGATTCCAAACTCCATCTTCGTTCGCCGCAGTGACAAGGAATCGATACTCCCGCGGCGCAAGGCGCGTGTAACGCACGCTGCGCGTGGTGTCGGCATCGATCCAATCGTCTTCATGGCCCTCCAGCCGATACCTGAAACGCGACTGTTCCGCAGCGCCAAGGTTCAGGCTGGTGAAGTGAAACTCGAGGCTCTCGCGCCCGGGCGGTATCACGAGCACCTTGGGTGCGATCGCGCGCAGGCGATTCGTGATCTGCTCGATGCCCGCAACGAGAATCGATTCAATAATGACAGGCGGGTGAAAGGGATTCTGCCGCAATCGGTCCGGCTGCACCGAAACCAGGCCGCGTGTTGTTGGAAACCAAAGCGTCCCGTCAGCGGTTCGCGCAGCGGAGGGTTGCGATCCTTGCGTGCATTCGCGCGAAGGCAGGCCGTCGGCTTCAATGTAGGTTCGGCACAACACGCGAGCAGCGCGACCTTCCGCAAACGCATCAAGGCTTTCGCGTGTCACCCGCATGAGGCCCGCGTTGGAACCAATCCAGAGATTCTTTTCCGCGTCCTCGATGACATACCCGATGCTGTTGCCGCTCAGGCCCGAAGCAATTGTGTGATAGATCCATTTACCGCGATGCAACCGTGCCACTCCACTGCCGCGCGTCCCGACCCAGAGTTCGCCCGTTGAGTCGACGTAGAGGCACGAAAGATCATCACTGGGCAAGCCATCAGCTTTTCGAAACGTGGTGAAACGATTCGTCTCGAACATGCTGAGACCATTGCGGGTTGCGATCCACAAATGTCCCTCATGATCCTCGCGGATGGCACGCACTTCATCGCCCGCGAGGCCATCCTGCTGGGTGAATTTGCGAACGCTGGATTCCTGCACCCTCACGAGTCCATTCTGCAGGCCCACCCACATCACGCCCTTGGAATCCTGGAACAGCACGGAGACATTTTCGGTTGCGAGCTCATTATGCCCGAGCGGAATAAACCCCTCCCCTGCCCGCTCGAACAATCGCAGCGGCAACTCCCGCGGATCGCCGTTGTAGCGCAGTCCCGCCAGCAGGCGCTGGCCCGCATCCACGAAGACCGATTTGACGTCGCAGTTCTGCGCGATTCGCGGTTCCTGGATAATCCTCAGGGAACGATTCGTTCCGTCGCGAAAATAATCGACCCGGCTCTCTCCATTGTAGCCGACCCAGATCCCGCCCGCTGCATCTTCGGCAACACTTTGAACCACGCGCCCTTCCGAATCTGCAAGGATGCCGAACGTCCTGCGCTTGACGCGGTGCAACCCGCCGCCGTTGGTACCAATCCAAAGATTGCCTTCGCGATCAATGGTCACCGAAAGCACGGAGGCATGCTGCAACTCGTCGCGAATGTGGACGAACTGGCGGCTTGGCTGAAGCCAGTACACCCCATCGCCATACGTCCCCACGATCAAGTTGCCGTCCGCGTCTTCGCAAGCTGTGAGCACGGGGGTGTCGCCCCACGGATAACGGCCGAAGTCGCGTTCACGCTGGTCGCCGTTCCACTTCTGGATGCGGCCGTCGGCCAGGCGCCAATACCCTCCCTTGCGGCTCGCCAGCAGCAGATCCAGGCGGCCGCTGAGAGGAATTTCGCGTTCGTCCTGCAGCCGCACGAGTTTTGCATCCGTGCCCAGCCAGATGTCGCCCGACGCCTCCGCAACTATGGATTTCCAGGATCCGAAGAACCCGTTCAAGCCTCCGTTCTCGTGCCGCACCAGCAACTGCGCTGTCAGAATCCAAACGACGCCTTTCGAATCTTCGACAATCCTGCATTGCCCGCCGCTTTCCTGGCCCAGGGAAAAGTTCTGCACAGCGCCGTTCGTTTCGATGACTGCAACGCTGCCGTTCTCCATCACCGCCCAGAGCCGTCGCCGTGTGTCTTCGAAAACATTTAATACGCGGCTGTTGTTCAGACCAGGGGTGTTCGATTCATCGAACAGCGTGAACTTCAAGCCATCAAAGCGGACCAACCCAAGCGTCCCCAGCCAAAGATAGCCGTCGTGCGTCACGGTCACTGCGAAGACAGAACTTTGCGGGAGCCCATCCCCAATCCCCCAGGCATCGACGACGAATGGGGATCCCGGAAGAACCGTGGTTACCGCAGCGGGAGTGCGGCCGGAAAACAGGATCGCCAGGAGCATCCAAATTACAACAAGCGATCGTCGCAGCGGCATGCGGCCGATTGTCAGGAAGAAGCGGTATGCAGTAAAGCCGAACTCCAGCCGGGTCTGCGACCCGGAGCGCCGACTTGCAGCCGGCTTTCGATCATCGAAGAACTGATCGCGTCCACAGTGACAGTTGTGTGGGTTCCGCATAAGAGAGCCACGGGTGCAACGCAGCGCCGCAAGCACACTTGGAAGCGCTAAGCCAACGACTGCAAGCCGGCGCTCCGCCGCGGTCGGAATACAATCGCCACAAGCAACGCGAATCCCAGCACACACACGACGGCCGCGCCTGTCGGCAGATCCAGTCGAAACGACGCGTACAAGCCAGCCATGCTCGCGAGAGTCGCCACGCCCCACCCGACAAGCAGCCGCGCTGCAAGCGAGTTTGCGAGATACGTTCCGCACGCAGCGGGAACGATCAGGTACGAGAAGACCAGCAGCACTCCGCCGATCTGCACGAAGCTGGTGACAATCAATCCAAACAGCGCATAAAACAGAAAATCCCAAAGGCGAAAGGACAGCCCTTTATCCACGCGGTCATGAGTGAACGATAGCGCTATGAACTTTCGGCGAAAGATGAAGTGCACCGCCGCGATGGCTGCATACAACACGGCAGTTTTCCCGATTTGTCCGGGCGTCACCGTCAGGAGATCGCCCACAAGCGTGCGCTGCAGTTCCTCCTTGCCGTGCGGGCTTTTGCTCAGCAACAGGATCCCCGCGGCCGCGGCAACCACGTAGATGATTCCAATCAAAGCCTCCTGCGGCACGCGCGCCTGCTTGCTCGCACGGGTGAACGTGAACAACAGCGCGCCCGCAAGCGTGAAGCCAACGGACCAGATGTAGTTGTGTGGATCGTCCGCTTCATGCCCAAGGTACAAACACAAACATGTGCCCAGCGTCGCCACCTGGGCCAGTGCAAGGTCCACGAAGATCACTTCGCGCCGGATGATGTGCAGCCCGTAGTAGACCAGGATCCCTGGCAGCACGAGACACGCAATCATCGGCCACTTCATGACCGATAGGATTTCTGTCATGGCTTTGCTGCTCCGTTCAGCGCGTCCGCCACGGCGTTCACGAGATAATCCATCATGGCGATATAGCCGCCCTCGGTTCCTTTCACCCCTCCCGGGTATTGCGTGACGTTCACCACGGTGGCGCCTGTTCCGCGCGCGACTGTGTCGGCGGTTTTTCGATTCAGATAGGGATCGACAAGGATCACGCGAGCGCGCTCCGCCTTCATCTGCGTCATCACCTTTGCAAGATGTGCCGGCGAAGGCGGGATGCCGGGCTTCGGCTCAAGAAAGATTTCGGTCTTCAAATCGAAACGGCGCGCGAAGTAGAGCCAGGAATTATGGTAGGCCACCAGATGCTGTCCTTTGAACGGAAGCAGCTTCGTTTTCCAGGCAGTGAGTTTCGCCTCCACATCGCTCACAAATCTCTTCGCCTGCTCCTCATAGAACGCGCGGTTCGCCGCGTCCATCGTTCCGAACGCGTCTGCCAGATGATGCGCCACGATGCGGGCGTTCTCGGGATCAACGAGATAGTGCGGGTTGCCCGCAGCATGGATGTCACCACCCGATCGATCCAATTGCGCCGGGATCTCCAGCATCTGCACGCCTTCGCAACAGCGCACATCGCCCTTCGCCGCCGATACAATCTTCGCATTCCGCGCCTGCTGCAGCAGCCTGGGCAGCCAGCCTGACTCCAGCTCAGCGCCGCCATGGATCAACGCGTCAGCCTTGTTCAGCTTCACGATGAAGCTCGGTTTTGCATCGACGAAGTGGGGATCCTCCGTCGGCCGCGCCATGGTGGTGAGCTCAATTTTATCGCCGCCAATTTCCCGTGCGATCGATGCGAGGTCGGGCGTCGTTGCAACCACGTTCAACTTCGCCTGTATGACGAAGGGAAGAACGACGCACCAAAGGGTAATCAATGTTTTCATGGGCACGTTTTAGAATGGATGCGCACCATGCGCACCCAACAGGAATTCGAATTGCAGCCAGAGTGAATGATCCACGCCGATGTTCCGCCGATCGTCATAATTATACTGCAGCCGGAGCTTCGAAAACTCGGTCGGGTACCACGTGAGGTTTGGCGAGAGCCGCCATCGCTGGTCGCGCATCGGGTCCCGTCCAAGTGGCGCTCCATTGAAGCTCAATCCCGCCTGCTCGTAATCGCCGCGTTCGCCCGTGACATAATCCCACCGCACTCCACCGACCCAACCCTTCCGGAAACCATACAACACCTGCGAATAAAAGCCCCAATCGGTCACTGATTCGCGCCTTAGGCTTGCTGGCAGTCCACCCGGGTTGGTGACCTCGCCTTCGTCCGCTGCGTCGTTTTCATTCTCGTCCCAGTTAAACGCACCCAGTTCATAGCGCCGAACCATCGCTTCCGCCTGGAATGAAACAAACGGAAAGCCAGCCTGCGCACGCGCCGGCTTCCACTTCCAATACACATCAGCGCCGCCGATCGCAGTTCGAGTGTCGCCTCCTGCGCCGCTCGAATTCGGACCGAAGGCGCCGGACAAACCAAACAGGAGCGTCTGGGCTTCGGATAGGTCAAACGACAGCGCGTATCTGGGCGTGAACAGCAAATCGTCTATCGCCTTCACCCCACGATCGTTGTCCGGGTGGCGGAATCCCAACGGCAGAGCCTCGTGTTCATCGTCTCCATGGCTGTGTCCGCTGCTGCGAAATGACGCTGCGGTTTCGCCATGGCTATTTTGGATTCCCAAGGACAGTTCCGAGTAGAATGGCGTGGGGGCCAGCCACGAGATCCGCGCGCCGGGGTTGCGCAAGCCGTCAGCTCCGAGGAATCGAGCGCTTGCGAGTGGCGAATCCACGAAAGCCCACGAATGCGGATGCTGCGTATTGTGGCGGCCGAACTCGCTCAACAGCTGCCCCGCCCGAACCTGCAGGTTGCCCGGAAGCGAAACCGTTTCCAGCCACGCCTCCTCCAACTCCACGAACGACTCGCCTTCTGCATCGATGGAAAACAGAATGCTGGCATTGCCGCCGAAATAAGGATCGACCGCGCCTTGCAGATTCAATTCAACGCCTTGGACGGTGAAACCGCGTTGCGCGGGATCGTGTCCTCCAAGTTGCGTTCCACCCTGGATGTCTTCAGCCGTCGAGGTGCCTGCAGCGAATGTGGCGATCAGGCTGAGGTCCACGAATGATTTGCCGCCGTTTCCGATGCGGACGGGATCGGCGGCGTTCCATGCTGGTTCTGCTTCGGACAACGATGAGGCCGCGACACTTGCCGCACTCGCTGAAGCTTGATTCGTCAGCGAATTCAGCCGTTGCGAAAGGGCTTCAATCTGTTCGCGCTGTTCACGCTGCACGCGTTCGAAGTTCTCCTGCATCTGCTGCAACTGCCGCTTGAGAAGCTCCACTTCACTCTCCTGCGCAACGGCAGCCGCGGCCAGGCTGACGCACGCCACAAACAAAAATCGTTTCATAAAATCTCCGGTCTAAAAGGTTGATTCCAACACAACCCAACGCCCTTGAGTGGCATTGAGCTGATAACAGGTGGGGAAATCAACCGACGGGAGGTCCGCGCGTTGGAGCGAGAGAAGGATCGAAAACCGTGCTGGGCGCGCATGACGGCTCAAGTTGAGCCATCACTGTCCCATGTGCGGCATCCAGAACGAAGGCTGTATCGGGAGCGGCAAATCCGCCCTGGGCCAGCAAAGTCACCACGCATTCATGGCCGTGGGTGGCAGCGTCCATATGGACTGCCTGATGCAGGCTTTCGCAAGCGGCAAGAACGTGGACCGCCGCAAACAGCGCGAGGCAAAACACTGCGCAAAGGCGTCGAGAATCTCGCACCCATGCCAACAGCAGTTGCGGCTTGATCGTCATTGCGGCCTATATGTCGGATTCAAACACGTCAGGATCAAGCAGAATTCAGACCCGCAGACGGCACGCGGCGTTCACGCCGCTTCAGCGCTCTCAATCCCAACTCGGCGGCAATTGCTCAACGCGGTCGCAACGTTCCGCGCCCAGGCGGCCTGAAGGCACGCGCTCCGTTGCAGAGGGGTACGTGTCAGCGTCCGCAACACTGCTTGTACTTCTTGCCGCTGCCGCAGGGGCAAGGATCGTTGCGGCCCACCTTCGGGCCCGTCCTCACGGGCGTGGCCCTGGCTTTCTCCACGGCATCCACGGCTTCGCTGACGACATCGCTTGCGTTGTTTGGCTTCGCTGCTCCCGGCGCCTGCTGGGTGTCAGTACCCGTGGCTGGACCGCCGAACGCGCTTGTGGATTGATGGCTGGTTTTCTGCGGGATGTTGCGCAGGAAATTCTCGAAAGCCATGAGGCTCGATGCACTGCGGAAGATGTTGTGGCAAACCTCGGTTTTGATGTTGACCATCAACTCATCGAAAATCCGGAATGCTTCCGCCTTGTACTCGATCAGCGGATCCCGCTGCCCATGCGCGCGCAATCCAATGCTGTAACGCAGGCTGTCCATTTCATACAAGTGCTCCTGCCACAGCCGGTCAATCGCGCTCAGGATCGTGTAACGCTCAATCTCCTTGAGCGCAGCGGGATTCTCGCTTTGAACCTTCAGGTCGTA contains:
- a CDS encoding two-component regulator propeller domain-containing protein: MRNPHNCHCGRDQFFDDRKPAASRRSGSQTRLEFGFTAYRFFLTIGRMPLRRSLVVIWMLLAILFSGRTPAAVTTVLPGSPFVVDAWGIGDGLPQSSVFAVTVTHDGYLWLGTLGLVRFDGLKFTLFDESNTPGLNNSRVLNVFEDTRRRLWAVMENGSVAVIETNGAVQNFSLGQESGGQCRIVEDSKGVVWILTAQLLVRHENGGLNGFFGSWKSIVAEASGDIWLGTDAKLVRLQDEREIPLSGRLDLLLASRKGGYWRLADGRIQKWNGDQRERDFGRYPWGDTPVLTACEDADGNLIVGTYGDGVYWLQPSRQFVHIRDELQHASVLSVTIDREGNLWIGTNGGGLHRVKRRTFGILADSEGRVVQSVAEDAAGGIWVGYNGESRVDYFRDGTNRSLRIIQEPRIAQNCDVKSVFVDAGQRLLAGLRYNGDPRELPLRLFERAGEGFIPLGHNELATENVSVLFQDSKGVMWVGLQNGLVRVQESSVRKFTQQDGLAGDEVRAIREDHEGHLWIATRNGLSMFETNRFTTFRKADGLPSDDLSCLYVDSTGELWVGTRGSGVARLHRGKWIYHTIASGLSGNSIGYVIEDAEKNLWIGSNAGLMRVTRESLDAFAEGRAARVLCRTYIEADGLPSRECTQGSQPSAARTADGTLWFPTTRGLVSVQPDRLRQNPFHPPVIIESILVAGIEQITNRLRAIAPKVLVIPPGRESLEFHFTSLNLGAAEQSRFRYRLEGHEDDWIDADTTRSVRYTRLAPREYRFLVTAANEDGVWNPNPAIQLVRVEPPFWRTAWFLALVTVVTLGLIVGTVHYLSTQRLQRELAELKRQEELEKERARIARDLHDQLGANLTQVALLGELAEADKELPEEVEGHARQITDTARETTKALDEIVWAVNPSNDTLDGLVNYLCKYAQEYFELAGLRYRIEVPAELPKLTLEPEVRHNVFLAAKEAVNNVIKHAAASAAWLRLHLEPGRFTLEIEDDGKGPAGMNQKTGRNGLRNMRKRLEDIGGSFSIDPAATKGTRVRLSAPIKKAR
- a CDS encoding metal ABC transporter permease — its product is MTEILSVMKWPMIACLVLPGILVYYGLHIIRREVIFVDLALAQVATLGTCLCLYLGHEADDPHNYIWSVGFTLAGALLFTFTRASKQARVPQEALIGIIYVVAAAAGILLLSKSPHGKEELQRTLVGDLLTVTPGQIGKTAVLYAAIAAVHFIFRRKFIALSFTHDRVDKGLSFRLWDFLFYALFGLIVTSFVQIGGVLLVFSYLIVPAACGTYLANSLAARLLVGWGVATLASMAGLYASFRLDLPTGAAVVCVLGFALLVAIVFRPRRSAGLQSLA
- a CDS encoding metal ABC transporter substrate-binding protein, with product MKTLITLWCVVLPFVIQAKLNVVATTPDLASIAREIGGDKIELTTMARPTEDPHFVDAKPSFIVKLNKADALIHGGAELESGWLPRLLQQARNAKIVSAAKGDVRCCEGVQMLEIPAQLDRSGGDIHAAGNPHYLVDPENARIVAHHLADAFGTMDAANRAFYEEQAKRFVSDVEAKLTAWKTKLLPFKGQHLVAYHNSWLYFARRFDLKTEIFLEPKPGIPPSPAHLAKVMTQMKAERARVILVDPYLNRKTADTVARGTGATVVNVTQYPGGVKGTEGGYIAMMDYLVNAVADALNGAAKP